The DNA region CAATGGGTAATCCTACCCACATGTCGTCGGTGACAGCACTGGAATCGTCATAGGTATATCCCTCATCGGGCACCTGTCCTATAATTCTTACCTTGTCTTTGATCTCGTCGTAAATTACTTTCATCGATTCGGCAAAACTGCTCGAAAAGGAAGCACTGTCTCCCAATGCGAAAATAGCTACTGTTTTACCGGTAAAATCCATCCTGGAAAAAGAGGGGAGAAAACCCTCCCAGTCATCCTGCAGGTCTCCCACACCTGTTGTAGAAGTACCCAGCACGTAGTAGGGATATTCTTTTATTTCATCGAGAGACACATTTTCTACATTGTATATGTCGGCATTCCCGTCGAAAAGAT from Dehalobacter sp. includes:
- a CDS encoding flavodoxin, which produces MNKIAILYGSSGGNTESVAKQVQDLFDGNADIYNVENVSLDEIKEYPYYVLGTSTTGVGDLQDDWEGFLPSFSRMDFTGKTVAIFALGDSASFSSSFAESMKVIYDEIKDKVRIIGQVPDEGYTYDDSSAVTDDMWVGLPIDEDNEYDMTEKRLVSWVEGLKKEFV